One Phocaeicola dorei genomic region harbors:
- a CDS encoding glycosyl hydrolase family 95 catalytic domain-containing protein, whose translation MKIKWIVGGLLWASSYLQAAAQEYKLWYDEPAQVWTEALPLGNGRLGAMVFGNPGVEHIQLNEETIWAGRPNNNANPNALEYIPKVRQLVFEGKYLEAQTLATEKIMAKTNSGMPYQSFGDLHISFPGHTRYSDYYRELSLDSARTIVRYKVDGVTYQRETLTSFADQVVMVRLTASQPGKITCNANLTTPHQDVMVSTEGEEVTLSGVSSWHEGLKGKVEFQGRMTARSQGGTQACRDGVLSIEGADEAVIYISIATNFTNYKDITGNQVERAKNYLRRAVSKDYVTSRKAHVDFFKQYMDRVSLDLGIDKYAGVTTDMRVQNFKETKDDFLVATYFRFGRYLLICSSQPGGQPANLQGIWNDKLFPSWDSKYTCNINVEMNYWPAEVTNLSELHEPLIQLIREVSETGRESAKIMYGADGWVLHHNTDIWRVTGAIDKAPSGLWPTGGAWLCRHLWERYLYTGDMEFLRSAYPIMKEAGKFFDEIMVKEPLHNWLVVCPSNSPENTHAGSNGKATTAAGCTLDNQLIFDLWNQIITTARLLGTDAEFATHLEQRLKEMAPMQIGRWGQLQEWMTDWDNPQDVHRHVSHLYGLFPSNQISPYRTPELFDAARTSLIHRGDPSTGWSMGWKVCLWARLLDGDHAYKLITDQLTLVRNEKKKGGTYPNLFDAHPPFQIDGNFGCTAGIVEMLMQSHDGFIYLLPALPAQWKEGSVNGIIARGGFELDLSWKNGKVSRLVVKSRNGGNCRLRSLNPLAGKGLRTAKGENPNKLYAIPEILQPIINKEAKLNKVELKKTYLYDLETKAGEEYIFLGK comes from the coding sequence ATGAAAATAAAATGGATAGTGGGGGGGCTGTTATGGGCAAGTTCTTACTTGCAGGCTGCCGCACAAGAATATAAACTGTGGTATGATGAACCCGCTCAAGTTTGGACTGAAGCACTTCCGCTGGGTAACGGGCGGTTGGGAGCGATGGTATTCGGCAATCCCGGTGTGGAGCATATCCAGTTGAATGAAGAAACTATTTGGGCAGGACGTCCCAATAATAATGCTAATCCCAATGCGTTGGAATATATTCCCAAAGTGCGCCAGTTGGTGTTCGAAGGAAAATATCTTGAAGCACAAACATTGGCTACTGAGAAAATAATGGCGAAAACCAATAGTGGTATGCCCTATCAATCGTTTGGCGATCTGCATATTTCTTTTCCGGGGCATACACGTTATTCCGATTACTATAGGGAACTGAGCCTGGACTCAGCTCGTACCATTGTACGTTATAAGGTGGACGGGGTGACTTATCAGCGTGAAACATTGACTTCGTTTGCTGATCAGGTAGTTATGGTGCGTCTTACTGCCAGCCAACCCGGAAAGATTACTTGTAATGCCAATCTTACTACTCCGCATCAGGATGTGATGGTCTCGACGGAAGGGGAGGAGGTTACCCTTTCGGGCGTATCTTCTTGGCATGAGGGGCTAAAAGGGAAAGTCGAATTTCAGGGACGTATGACTGCACGTAGTCAAGGAGGGACCCAGGCTTGTCGTGACGGAGTCTTGAGTATAGAAGGGGCGGATGAGGCTGTGATTTATATTTCCATTGCTACCAACTTTACTAATTATAAGGATATAACAGGTAACCAAGTGGAGCGTGCGAAGAACTATCTGCGCCGGGCTGTAAGTAAGGATTATGTGACATCACGTAAGGCACATGTTGATTTTTTCAAGCAATATATGGACCGTGTCTCTTTGGATTTAGGTATAGACAAATATGCAGGGGTAACCACTGATATGCGTGTGCAGAATTTCAAGGAAACGAAGGATGATTTTCTGGTAGCTACTTATTTCCGTTTCGGCCGCTATCTGTTGATTTGTTCTTCACAGCCGGGTGGGCAGCCTGCTAATTTGCAAGGCATTTGGAATGATAAATTATTTCCTTCCTGGGATAGTAAATATACTTGTAATATCAATGTTGAAATGAACTATTGGCCGGCCGAAGTGACGAATCTTAGCGAATTGCACGAGCCTTTGATACAGCTGATTCGTGAAGTGAGTGAAACAGGGCGTGAGTCAGCAAAGATTATGTATGGGGCGGATGGTTGGGTATTGCATCACAATACGGATATATGGCGTGTTACCGGAGCTATAGACAAGGCTCCGTCGGGATTATGGCCTACGGGTGGAGCTTGGCTGTGCCGTCATTTGTGGGAACGTTATCTTTATACAGGCGATATGGAGTTTCTCCGTTCGGCTTATCCTATCATGAAAGAAGCCGGTAAGTTTTTTGATGAAATAATGGTGAAGGAACCGTTACATAACTGGTTGGTGGTATGCCCGAGCAATTCTCCGGAGAATACTCATGCGGGCAGTAATGGAAAAGCGACTACGGCTGCTGGGTGTACTTTGGATAACCAACTGATATTCGATTTATGGAATCAGATAATCACTACCGCCCGATTATTGGGTACGGATGCTGAATTTGCCACCCATTTGGAACAGCGTTTAAAGGAAATGGCACCCATGCAGATAGGACGTTGGGGGCAATTGCAGGAATGGATGACAGATTGGGACAATCCGCAGGATGTGCACCGTCATGTGTCACACCTTTATGGTTTGTTCCCCAGTAATCAGATTTCTCCTTACCGTACTCCCGAATTGTTTGATGCGGCACGTACTTCGCTGATCCATCGTGGCGATCCGTCTACCGGATGGAGTATGGGATGGAAGGTATGTTTGTGGGCTCGTCTGTTGGATGGTGATCATGCTTATAAACTGATAACCGATCAGTTGACTCTCGTACGTAACGAGAAGAAAAAAGGAGGAACTTATCCTAATTTGTTTGATGCCCATCCACCTTTTCAGATTGACGGTAATTTTGGTTGTACAGCGGGTATCGTAGAAATGCTGATGCAGAGCCACGATGGTTTTATTTATTTACTTCCCGCATTGCCGGCGCAATGGAAAGAAGGAAGCGTGAACGGGATTATAGCTCGTGGAGGTTTTGAATTGGATTTGAGTTGGAAGAATGGTAAAGTGAGCCGGTTGGTGGTGAAATCCCGTAATGGGGGGAACTGTCGTTTGCGTTCTTTAAATCCGCTGGCAGGCAAAGGGCTGAGAACGGCAAAAGGGGAGAATCCGAATAAATTGTATGCCATACCCGAAATCTTGCAACCGATTATAAATAAAGAAGCGAAATTGAATAAAGTTGAGTTGAAAAAAACTTATCTTTATGATCTGGAAACCAAAGCAGGTGAAGAATATATATTCTTAGGTAAGTGA
- a CDS encoding glycoside hydrolase family 105 protein has translation MKRTGLNIICSLLLVGGMCACTATPKQTEEIKWSERMAQSEMQRFPEPWMIEKAKKPRWGYTHGLVVKSMLEEWKHTGDTAYYNYAKIYADSLIDTDGKIKTMKYLSFNIDNINAGKILFDFYEKTGDGRYKVAMDTLRKQLTEQPRTSEGGFWHKLIYPHQMWLDGIFMASPYLAQYGNVFKDTTVNADIVNQIKLIARKTYDPKTGLFYHGWDESKTQNWANKETGCSPNFWSRSIGWYAAAVVDVLDYMPAQFEGRDSIMTIINMLAEGIVKYQDPETGVWWQVTDQNNRKGNYLESSASSLFVYFLCKAVNKGYISSEYKMAAERGFNGLIKQFIKEEPDGSYTITNCCAVAGLGGKGNRDGSFAYYIGEPVIENDPKSVGSFILAAIEYEKMK, from the coding sequence ATGAAAAGAACAGGATTAAACATTATTTGCTCATTGTTGCTGGTAGGTGGAATGTGTGCATGTACTGCCACTCCTAAACAGACCGAAGAAATCAAATGGAGCGAACGTATGGCTCAGTCGGAAATGCAACGTTTCCCTGAGCCTTGGATGATAGAAAAAGCGAAAAAGCCTCGTTGGGGCTATACGCACGGACTGGTGGTGAAATCCATGTTGGAGGAATGGAAACACACCGGTGACACAGCCTATTATAATTATGCAAAAATATATGCAGACAGTCTGATAGACACTGACGGTAAGATAAAGACCATGAAATATCTTTCTTTTAATATTGATAATATCAATGCCGGAAAGATTTTATTCGATTTTTATGAAAAGACGGGAGACGGGCGTTATAAGGTGGCGATGGATACTCTTCGTAAACAACTGACCGAACAGCCCCGTACCAGTGAAGGTGGCTTCTGGCACAAACTGATATATCCGCATCAAATGTGGCTGGATGGTATATTCATGGCTTCTCCTTATTTGGCTCAATATGGTAACGTATTCAAGGATACTACGGTCAATGCCGATATTGTGAATCAAATAAAGCTGATTGCCCGTAAAACGTATGATCCTAAAACCGGTTTGTTTTATCATGGTTGGGATGAGAGCAAGACACAAAATTGGGCAAATAAGGAAACCGGATGCTCACCCAATTTCTGGAGCCGCAGTATAGGCTGGTATGCCGCTGCCGTGGTGGATGTATTGGATTATATGCCGGCGCAGTTCGAAGGACGTGACAGTATAATGACGATCATAAATATGTTGGCCGAAGGTATTGTAAAATATCAAGATCCTGAAACAGGGGTATGGTGGCAGGTGACTGACCAAAATAACCGTAAAGGAAACTATTTGGAATCTTCTGCTTCATCGCTTTTTGTGTATTTCTTGTGTAAAGCAGTGAATAAAGGATATATTTCTTCGGAATATAAGATGGCTGCAGAACGTGGTTTTAATGGCCTGATCAAACAATTCATTAAAGAAGAACCTGATGGTTCGTACACTATTACCAACTGTTGTGCTGTTGCCGGATTAGGCGGTAAAGGAAACCGGGATGGAAGTTTTGCTTATTATATAGGTGAGCCGGTAATAGAGAATGATCCGAAGTCAGTAGGTTCCTTTATTTTGGCGGCTATTGAATATGAGAAAATGAAGTAG
- a CDS encoding family 78 glycoside hydrolase catalytic domain encodes MKKQVLLIILLALPLWLKAADVSVTGLRTEQMVDPMGLDTAVPRMSWRLESSQRNVMQTAYRILVASSPELLAQDKGDLWDSGKMESDASVWIPYEGKRLKSNQRVYWKVRSYTNRGETEWSEPARWGMGPLGEIHWGGRWIGWDAAFAWDREDSHSRLSSRYLRTEFKTQAKEIKYATLHLCGLGMYELFINGQRIGDQVLAPAPSDYRRTVLYNSFDVTKQVAGGNADNAIGVTLGNGRFYTMRQNYKPYKIPTFGYPKLRLNLIIEYTDGSIQRINSDEKWRLTAQGPIRSNNEYDGEIYDARMELGNWTQPGYDDSKWLKAQRVSLPYGTLRGNTAPNMKVMKTLKPAVFKQYGNRYMIDFGQNMAGWVRINIAKAAAGDTICIRYAERVKNDGTELDVENLRHSQSTDYYICNGKENNTSWSSRFSYHGFQYVEVTGYKNLKAEDLVAEVVYDDLEDNGTFECSNDIMNRVYRNAWWGISSNYKGVPLDCPQRDERQPWLGDHAMGTWGESFMFNNGNTYAKWADDIREAQREDGCIPDICPAYYNYYTSEMTWSSTFPVICDMVYEQFGNIEPIRKNYAAIKKWMHHIRSEFTTEDGVINADKYGDWCMPPESPELIHSQDPARKTDGALIATAYYYKVSQMLAKFARLQGLEDEAKEFEKDAAKIKDCFNARFLTVKKGTSPVQMPHVLYPDSIFYGNNTVTANILPLAFDMVPEAYREEVEKNVITGIITRNKGHISSGVIGMNWMMRELTRMGRGDVAFLLASNKTYPSYGYMIEKGATAIWELWNGDTANRWMNSCNHVMILGDLLTWYFRDLAGFNPAQPAYKQIIFKPDFSIQELSYVKASHNTLYGKMISNWKKTLTHLEWDITIPCNTTALVYLPTLDEKAVKDKDVTFVRREGNSTVWSVPSGNYHFSVSMDPSLGKNRAGIVEDQFLYEQASFPECHGATIVELKNGDLVASFFGGTKERNPDCCIWVCRKPKGATEWSAPYLAADGVFSLDDPQAVLAGITAESTPADAGPVASTFKGDKSRARRKACWNPVLFQIPGGDLILFYKIGLKVADWSGWLVRSKDGGKTWSQREPLPKGFLGPIKNKPEYVDGRIICPSSTEGDGGWRIHFEISDDKGKTWKMVGPVEAEMSVPTALRKANAANVDDQEGGEAIKGEGEKPIYAIQPSILRHKDGRLQVLCRTRNAQIATSWSSDNGETWSKVTLLDVPNNNSGTDAVTMKDGRHVLIYNDFSTLPGTPKGPRTPLCVAVSDDGIHWKNVMTLEDSPISQYSYPSIIQGKDGKLHAVYTWRRQRVAYKELDLSKLK; translated from the coding sequence ATGAAAAAACAAGTATTATTAATCATTCTTTTGGCACTTCCGTTGTGGTTGAAAGCAGCGGATGTTTCGGTTACCGGCCTGCGTACCGAGCAGATGGTAGATCCCATGGGGCTGGATACTGCTGTCCCTCGTATGAGCTGGCGGCTGGAATCTTCTCAAAGAAATGTGATGCAGACCGCCTACCGGATTTTGGTTGCCTCTTCTCCTGAACTTTTAGCACAGGATAAAGGGGATTTGTGGGATTCCGGAAAAATGGAATCCGATGCGTCCGTATGGATTCCTTATGAAGGGAAGCGTTTGAAAAGCAATCAGCGTGTTTACTGGAAAGTGAGAAGCTATACCAATCGAGGTGAGACAGAATGGAGCGAGCCTGCCCGATGGGGGATGGGACCTTTAGGTGAGATTCATTGGGGAGGACGATGGATAGGTTGGGACGCTGCGTTTGCATGGGACCGGGAAGATTCACACAGCCGTTTGAGCTCTCGTTATTTACGCACGGAATTTAAAACGCAAGCCAAGGAGATAAAGTATGCTACCCTTCATTTGTGCGGTTTGGGTATGTACGAACTGTTCATTAACGGCCAGCGGATAGGTGATCAGGTATTGGCGCCGGCTCCAAGTGATTATCGTCGTACTGTGCTTTACAATTCTTTTGATGTCACCAAACAGGTTGCCGGAGGAAATGCCGACAATGCCATCGGAGTGACCCTGGGCAACGGACGTTTCTACACTATGCGTCAAAATTACAAACCTTATAAGATTCCTACTTTTGGTTACCCCAAGTTACGTTTGAATCTGATTATAGAATATACCGATGGCAGTATACAGCGCATCAACAGTGATGAGAAATGGCGTTTGACGGCTCAAGGGCCTATACGTAGCAATAATGAATACGATGGTGAAATTTACGATGCCCGTATGGAATTGGGAAACTGGACACAGCCCGGTTATGATGATTCCAAATGGCTGAAAGCGCAACGTGTTTCATTGCCGTACGGTACACTTCGTGGCAATACCGCTCCCAACATGAAAGTGATGAAAACGCTGAAGCCGGCTGTCTTCAAGCAATATGGTAACCGTTATATGATTGATTTCGGTCAGAATATGGCAGGATGGGTGCGTATTAACATAGCGAAAGCCGCTGCGGGAGATACGATTTGCATACGTTATGCCGAACGGGTAAAGAATGACGGTACGGAACTGGATGTGGAAAATCTCCGCCATAGCCAGAGTACGGATTATTATATCTGCAACGGTAAAGAAAACAACACTTCCTGGAGTTCTCGTTTTTCTTATCATGGATTCCAATATGTAGAAGTGACAGGTTATAAAAATCTGAAAGCGGAAGATTTGGTTGCTGAAGTAGTATATGATGACTTGGAAGATAACGGTACTTTCGAATGTTCCAATGATATCATGAATCGGGTTTATCGGAATGCCTGGTGGGGGATTTCCAGTAATTATAAAGGAGTGCCTTTGGATTGTCCCCAGCGTGACGAGCGCCAGCCCTGGCTTGGCGACCATGCTATGGGAACGTGGGGGGAAAGTTTCATGTTCAATAATGGAAACACCTATGCCAAATGGGCGGATGACATCCGTGAAGCGCAGCGTGAAGACGGTTGTATTCCTGATATTTGTCCGGCTTATTACAATTATTATACATCGGAAATGACGTGGTCATCCACATTTCCGGTAATCTGTGATATGGTTTATGAACAGTTCGGCAATATCGAACCTATTCGTAAAAATTATGCCGCTATCAAGAAATGGATGCACCATATACGCAGTGAGTTCACTACAGAGGATGGAGTGATTAACGCCGATAAATACGGTGACTGGTGTATGCCTCCCGAATCACCGGAATTGATTCACAGTCAGGACCCTGCCCGCAAGACGGATGGAGCGCTGATTGCTACAGCCTACTATTATAAGGTATCGCAAATGCTGGCCAAGTTCGCCCGTTTGCAAGGTCTGGAAGATGAGGCGAAGGAATTCGAGAAGGATGCAGCAAAAATTAAAGACTGCTTCAACGCCCGTTTCCTTACAGTTAAGAAGGGAACTTCTCCGGTACAAATGCCCCATGTTCTTTATCCCGACAGCATATTCTATGGTAACAATACAGTGACGGCTAATATCCTGCCACTGGCTTTCGATATGGTGCCTGAAGCCTATAGGGAAGAAGTGGAAAAAAATGTAATAACAGGCATTATTACCCGGAATAAAGGTCACATCAGCAGTGGGGTGATAGGTATGAACTGGATGATGCGTGAGCTTACCCGTATGGGGCGTGGCGATGTTGCTTTCTTGTTGGCAAGCAACAAAACTTATCCCAGTTATGGCTATATGATAGAAAAGGGAGCTACTGCCATTTGGGAATTGTGGAACGGTGATACCGCCAATCGTTGGATGAACAGTTGTAACCATGTGATGATATTGGGTGATCTATTGACTTGGTATTTCCGTGATTTAGCCGGATTTAATCCGGCACAGCCCGCTTACAAACAAATCATCTTTAAACCGGATTTTTCCATCCAAGAGTTGAGTTATGTCAAAGCTTCGCATAACACTTTATATGGTAAGATGATTAGTAATTGGAAGAAAACTCTTACGCATCTGGAATGGGATATCACGATTCCTTGTAATACTACTGCATTGGTTTATCTTCCTACCTTGGACGAGAAGGCGGTAAAGGATAAGGACGTTACCTTTGTACGTCGGGAAGGCAACTCTACCGTATGGAGTGTTCCTTCGGGAAACTATCATTTTTCGGTTAGTATGGATCCATCTTTAGGTAAAAACCGTGCAGGTATCGTGGAAGATCAGTTTTTATACGAGCAAGCTTCTTTTCCCGAATGTCATGGCGCTACTATTGTGGAATTGAAGAACGGAGACCTGGTAGCTTCTTTCTTTGGAGGTACTAAAGAGCGTAATCCGGATTGTTGTATCTGGGTATGTCGCAAGCCGAAGGGTGCGACGGAATGGAGCGCACCTTATCTGGCTGCCGACGGGGTGTTTAGTCTGGATGATCCGCAAGCTGTTTTGGCGGGCATTACAGCAGAATCCACTCCGGCGGATGCCGGCCCCGTGGCTTCTACGTTTAAAGGGGATAAGTCCCGGGCACGCCGCAAGGCTTGTTGGAATCCTGTGCTTTTCCAAATACCCGGCGGAGATTTAATCCTGTTCTATAAAATAGGATTGAAAGTAGCCGATTGGAGTGGTTGGCTGGTACGTTCTAAAGATGGTGGAAAAACTTGGAGCCAACGTGAACCGTTGCCAAAAGGTTTCTTAGGTCCTATTAAAAATAAGCCGGAGTATGTGGATGGCCGTATTATTTGTCCTTCCAGTACAGAAGGTGATGGAGGATGGCGTATCCATTTTGAAATTTCGGATGATAAAGGAAAGACTTGGAAGATGGTAGGTCCTGTAGAGGCGGAAATGAGTGTGCCTACTGCTTTGCGTAAGGCAAATGCAGCCAATGTAGACGATCAGGAAGGCGGTGAAGCCATAAAAGGAGAAGGCGAGAAGCCTATTTATGCTATCCAGCCCAGCATTTTGCGTCATAAGGATGGGCGTTTGCAGGTGCTTTGCCGTACACGTAACGCACAGATTGCTACTTCATGGAGCAGTGACAACGGTGAAACATGGAGTAAAGTTACCTTGCTTGATGTTCCCAATAATAATTCGGGTACGGATGCCGTAACAATGAAAGATGGTCGTCACGTATTGATTTATAATGATTTCAGTACATTGCCGGGCACTCCGAAAGGGCCGCGTACACCGTTGTGTGTGGCGGTTTCGGATGATGGTATTCACTGGAAGAATGTAATGACATTGGAAGACAGCCCTATCAGCCAATATTCTTATCCGTCCATCATTCAGGGCAAGGATGGCAAACTCCATGCCGTATATACCTGGCGCCGTCAGCGTGTGGCTTATAAAGAGTTGGATTTGAGCAAACTGAAATAA
- the eno gene encoding phosphopyruvate hydratase → MKIAEIKGREILDSRGNPTVEVDVILESGIMGRASVPSGASTGEHEALELRDGDKTRYGGKGVLKAVENINTLIAPALKGMDSMDQRGIDKAMLDLDGTPTKSKLGANAILGVSLAVAKAAANYLDIPLYRYIGGTNTYIMPVPMMNIINGGSHSDAPIAFQEFMIRPVGAKTFREALRMGAEVFHALKEVLKKRGLSTAVGDEGGFAPALDGTEDALNCILAAIEAAGYEPFKHITIGLDCASSEFYHDGIYDYTKFEGPKGEKRSAAEQVAYLEKLSWDYPIDSIEDGMAENDWEGWRMLTERLGNRCQLVGDDLFVTNVKFLEKGISEGCANSILVKVNQIGSLTETLDAIEMAQRNGYTTVTSHRSGETEDATIADIAVATNSGQIKTGSLSRSDRMAKYNQLLRIEEELGNRAVYGYKKIARNFKA, encoded by the coding sequence ATGAAAATAGCAGAGATTAAAGGAAGAGAGATTTTGGACTCACGTGGTAATCCCACTGTGGAAGTGGATGTTATATTGGAATCAGGGATTATGGGCCGTGCCTCTGTCCCATCGGGTGCGTCAACCGGTGAACATGAGGCTTTGGAATTACGTGATGGCGACAAGACCCGTTACGGAGGCAAAGGCGTATTAAAAGCTGTAGAAAATATAAATACTCTTATCGCTCCGGCATTGAAAGGAATGGACTCTATGGACCAACGTGGTATTGACAAAGCCATGCTTGATCTGGATGGAACTCCAACTAAATCAAAACTGGGCGCAAATGCTATTTTGGGCGTATCCCTAGCCGTGGCAAAAGCTGCAGCCAATTATTTGGATATTCCTCTTTACAGATATATTGGCGGAACAAACACCTATATCATGCCTGTTCCAATGATGAATATCATTAATGGAGGCTCACACAGCGATGCCCCTATCGCTTTTCAAGAATTTATGATTCGTCCTGTCGGTGCTAAAACATTCCGTGAGGCCTTGCGGATGGGCGCAGAAGTATTCCATGCTTTAAAAGAGGTATTGAAAAAACGCGGACTAAGTACAGCCGTAGGAGACGAAGGTGGTTTTGCCCCTGCGTTGGATGGCACCGAAGATGCTTTGAATTGTATCCTTGCCGCTATCGAAGCTGCCGGATATGAACCGTTTAAACATATCACCATCGGCTTGGATTGTGCTTCTTCCGAATTCTATCATGACGGCATCTATGACTATACCAAGTTTGAAGGCCCAAAAGGGGAAAAGCGCAGTGCCGCCGAACAGGTTGCTTATCTGGAAAAATTGAGTTGGGACTACCCCATTGATTCGATAGAGGATGGTATGGCAGAAAACGACTGGGAAGGATGGCGCATGCTGACCGAGCGTCTGGGCAATCGCTGCCAGCTGGTAGGTGATGACCTGTTCGTTACCAATGTGAAGTTCCTGGAAAAAGGAATCAGTGAAGGTTGTGCAAACTCTATCCTAGTAAAAGTAAATCAGATCGGTTCGCTGACCGAAACTCTGGATGCTATTGAGATGGCTCAACGTAACGGCTATACCACTGTGACCAGCCACCGTTCCGGTGAAACGGAAGATGCTACCATTGCGGACATCGCCGTAGCCACCAATAGCGGACAGATTAAAACCGGTTCACTGAGCCGTAGCGACCGTATGGCGAAATACAACCAGTTGCTCCGCATTGAAGAAGAATTGGGCAACCGTGCCGTATATGGATATAAAAAAATAGCACGCAATTTTAAAGCGTAA
- a CDS encoding glycoside hydrolase family 140 protein, producing MNRHALLSLLALLLCYSTSLPAQKAKTYIPWKNGKLVVSEEGRYLKHENGVPFFWLGETGWLMPQRLNRDEVSYYLNKCKDAGYNMVQVQVLNGVPSMNIYGQYSMIDGFNFKDINRKGIYGYWDHMDYIIKSAASRGIYIGMVCIWGTPVEQGLMNEKEAVAYGKFLAERYKDEPNIIWMIGGDIRGDNKTEVWDALANSIRSIDKGHLMTFHPRGRTTSATWFNDREWLDFNMFQSGHRRYGQRNGDGDYPIEENTEEDNWRFVEASQAKTPLKPVIDDEPIYEDIPQGLHDPNETRWNQHDVRRYAYWSVFAGSFGHSYGHNDIMQFIRPGYGASFGADGRKKAWWDALEDPGFNQMKYLKNLMLTFPFFERVPDQSVIAGTNGERYDRAIATRGNDYLLVYNYSGRPMQIDLSKISGAKKNAWWYSAKDGKLEYIGEFDSKVTSFQHDSGYLSGNDQVLIVVDSAKDYVQKAWTALPDAIQKWNK from the coding sequence ATGAACAGACACGCATTACTTTCCTTATTGGCTTTATTGCTATGTTACTCTACTTCCTTGCCGGCGCAGAAAGCGAAAACGTATATTCCCTGGAAGAATGGCAAACTGGTGGTGTCCGAGGAGGGACGCTACCTGAAGCATGAAAATGGAGTACCTTTCTTCTGGTTGGGTGAAACTGGATGGCTGATGCCGCAACGCTTGAATCGTGACGAGGTTTCTTACTATCTGAATAAGTGCAAGGATGCCGGATATAACATGGTGCAGGTGCAGGTATTGAACGGTGTGCCTTCCATGAATATTTACGGTCAGTATTCCATGATAGACGGTTTTAATTTCAAGGATATCAACCGCAAAGGGATTTATGGATATTGGGACCACATGGACTATATTATTAAAAGTGCTGCTTCACGGGGCATCTATATAGGGATGGTATGTATTTGGGGAACTCCCGTGGAACAAGGGTTGATGAATGAAAAAGAAGCCGTGGCATACGGTAAATTTCTTGCGGAACGTTACAAGGATGAGCCGAATATTATTTGGATGATAGGAGGGGATATCCGTGGTGATAATAAGACGGAGGTATGGGATGCGTTGGCAAACAGTATCCGTAGCATAGACAAAGGTCATCTGATGACTTTCCATCCGCGTGGACGTACCACGTCGGCTACTTGGTTTAATGACCGCGAATGGCTGGATTTCAATATGTTCCAAAGCGGACACCGTCGTTACGGGCAGCGTAATGGTGATGGTGACTATCCTATCGAAGAGAATACGGAAGAAGATAACTGGCGTTTTGTGGAAGCCAGTCAGGCAAAGACTCCGTTGAAACCGGTAATTGATGATGAACCTATTTATGAAGACATTCCACAGGGACTGCATGATCCCAATGAAACCCGTTGGAATCAGCACGATGTGCGTCGTTATGCCTATTGGTCGGTATTCGCCGGATCATTCGGGCACTCATACGGTCATAATGATATCATGCAATTTATCCGTCCGGGATATGGAGCCTCTTTTGGTGCCGACGGACGCAAGAAAGCATGGTGGGATGCTTTGGAAGATCCCGGCTTCAATCAGATGAAATATCTGAAGAACTTGATGTTGACTTTTCCTTTCTTTGAACGTGTGCCCGATCAGAGTGTTATTGCGGGAACTAACGGCGAACGCTATGACCGTGCCATCGCTACCCGTGGAAATGACTATTTGTTGGTTTACAATTACTCAGGACGTCCTATGCAGATCGATTTGAGCAAAATCAGCGGTGCGAAAAAGAATGCATGGTGGTATAGCGCAAAGGACGGTAAGTTGGAATATATCGGTGAGTTTGACAGTAAAGTCACTTCTTTCCAGCATGATAGCGGTTATCTGAGCGGTAATGATCAGGTTCTGATTGTTGTGGATTCTGCAAAGGATTATGTGCAGAAAGCTTGGACAGCCTTGCCGGATGCCATACAGAAATGGAATAAGTAA